Proteins found in one Acidobacteriota bacterium genomic segment:
- a CDS encoding PQQ-dependent sugar dehydrogenase yields MRFTRRCTSLSLAAAALAAYAASSGPEIHAQSGPQVLVPNLAVRTVVSGLITPVAMAFLGPDDILVTEKNTGQVKRIVGGAVQSTVLDLAVNFGSERGLLGIALHPDFSSNGAVYLYWTESTTGADTNVLSQTSLLGNRVDRFIWDGTSLTLDRNIIRIRAIQQDAGQPERGNHDGGVIAFGPDGKLYVFTGDVGRRGQLQNLPCGPTATCPGPIVPDDQFGGPEPDEAHRTGVVLRLNGDGTTPGDNPFFAAGAAIGGEAGASVQRIFSYGHRNGIGMAFDPRSGRLWMQENGDDSFSELNLVDAGMNGGWVQIAGPVERIAQFKEIETTFGGRNLQQLRWPPANIADTPDGALSRLFMLSGAHYSDPEFSWKWEVAPAGLGFMSGRALGRQFDGDLFLGAATPLLQGGYLFRFNLTGNRAKIAVDDPRLEDRVADNLAKHEITESESLLFGRNFGIATDIRTGPNGNLFVVSLTGGAIYEIHRVK; encoded by the coding sequence ATGCGATTCACACGCCGATGCACGTCCCTGTCTCTCGCCGCCGCCGCGCTGGCCGCGTATGCCGCCTCGAGCGGTCCCGAGATCCACGCGCAGAGTGGACCGCAGGTCCTCGTCCCGAACCTCGCCGTCAGAACCGTCGTCAGCGGGCTGATTACGCCCGTCGCGATGGCCTTCCTCGGCCCCGACGACATCCTGGTGACCGAGAAGAACACCGGGCAGGTGAAGCGGATCGTCGGCGGCGCCGTGCAGTCCACGGTCCTCGATCTGGCCGTCAACTTCGGTTCCGAGCGCGGCCTGCTCGGTATTGCGCTGCACCCGGACTTCTCGTCGAACGGCGCCGTCTATCTGTACTGGACCGAGAGCACGACGGGCGCCGACACGAACGTGCTGTCCCAGACATCGCTGCTCGGAAACCGCGTGGACCGTTTCATCTGGGACGGCACCTCTCTCACGCTCGATCGGAACATCATCCGGATTCGGGCGATTCAGCAGGACGCGGGACAGCCGGAGCGCGGCAACCACGACGGCGGCGTGATCGCGTTCGGACCGGACGGGAAGCTCTACGTCTTCACGGGCGATGTCGGGCGGCGCGGTCAACTGCAGAACCTGCCTTGCGGCCCCACGGCCACGTGTCCCGGGCCGATCGTTCCCGACGACCAGTTCGGCGGCCCCGAACCAGACGAGGCGCACCGCACGGGAGTGGTCCTTCGCCTCAACGGCGACGGGACGACGCCAGGAGACAACCCGTTCTTCGCGGCAGGCGCCGCCATCGGCGGCGAGGCCGGCGCGTCGGTGCAGCGAATCTTCTCCTACGGGCACCGAAACGGAATCGGCATGGCGTTCGATCCGCGGTCGGGCCGTCTCTGGATGCAGGAAAACGGCGACGACAGCTTCAGCGAGCTGAACCTCGTCGACGCGGGCATGAACGGCGGCTGGGTGCAAATCGCCGGGCCCGTGGAACGGATCGCGCAGTTCAAGGAGATCGAGACGACCTTCGGCGGCCGCAATCTGCAGCAGCTCCGCTGGCCGCCGGCCAATATCGCCGACACGCCCGACGGAGCCCTTTCGCGGCTGTTCATGCTGTCGGGCGCGCACTACAGCGATCCGGAATTCAGCTGGAAATGGGAAGTCGCGCCGGCCGGCCTCGGCTTCATGTCGGGCCGCGCGCTCGGCCGGCAATTCGACGGCGATCTCTTCCTCGGCGCGGCGACGCCGCTCCTCCAGGGAGGCTATCTCTTCCGGTTCAACCTCACGGGGAACCGCGCGAAGATTGCCGTTGACGATCCGCGGCTGGAGGACCGGGTCGCCGACAATCTCGCGAAGCACGAGATCACGGAAAGCGAGAGCCTGCTCTTCGGCCGCAACTTCGGAATCGCAACCGACATCCGCACCGGTCCGAACGGCAACCTGTTCGTCGTGTCGCTGACCGGGGGCGCGATCTACGAGATCCATCGCGTGAAGTAG